CCATCAATATGTTATCAAATCCAAGGACCGAAAAGCCCTGCATGTAGCAGCTGTTTTTGCCAGTAATTTTTCCAATCATATGCTCAGATTATCTGAAGAAATCATGGCCCGGCAAGGGCTTGATTTTGAAATGTTAAAACCCTTGATTATTGAAACTATCAGTAAAAGCCTTGAACTAGGTGCAAAAAAAACTCAGACCGGACCTGCAATCAGAGGTGATTTCGGTGTTTTGGATGAACATTATCAATTTTTGAATTATAATGAACAGGTTGCTGAAATATATAAGCTTATTTCTCAGGACATTATAGATAGTTATTGAACAATACCTAAAACTAGGTATTTTCTTTTCTGGTTTTATTAACTACATTTATGACGGGTGATTAAGCAACTTTTTCAGGTCTAAATAACCTGCTTTAAAATGTTATGAATTTTTAAACATAAAAGTGGCTGCTCTGCAAAGACGGCCACTTTCATTTTTAATCCTGCCAAGACCCGAATTTACCAAACTGATAATCCTGATATGCCTGCCTGATTTCTGCCTGTGTATTCATGACAAAAGGGCCTTGTGCTACCAAAGGTTCATTGAAAGGCTTGGCATGACCGAGAATAATTACAGCATCTTCTGTGGCTTCCACAGCAATAGAATCCCCATCATTATTGAATTCTATCAAATTTCTGAATGGAATTTCTTCTCCCATCACCTTCACTTTGCCTCGGACAACGTAGAAAAAAACATTTTCACCCATTGGAATATCCTTCGAGAACTTTCCGCCTTTATTCATAAAAATAGTACTTAGAAAAATTGGCCATAGGCTATCGAATGAACCAATATTCTCCCCCCATTCTCCTGCGATCAATTGGACTTTTACCCTATCATCATCAAGATTGAAGTGAGTGATTTCATCCTTTTGCAAACCAAAATACCTCGGTTCTGTCATCTTAAGACGGGCAGGAAGATTTAGCCAAAGCTGCAGGATTTCAAGATCCCCTCCTTCTTTTTTGAATTTTTTGGATGAAACCTCTGCATGAATCAAACCTCTCCCCGCAGTCATCCACTGAATCCCTCCTGCGTCGATCACTGATTCGTGACCTCCGGA
This window of the Aquiflexum balticum DSM 16537 genome carries:
- a CDS encoding pirin family protein, giving the protein MRTIKEIHKASYHPIADLITYNPLPSPKLRQIDPFIFLNHHGLQTYPKNNNGLPFGPHPHRGMETVTFILEGDIMHKDSGGHESVIDAGGIQWMTAGRGLIHAEVSSKKFKKEGGDLEILQLWLNLPARLKMTEPRYFGLQKDEITHFNLDDDRVKVQLIAGEWGENIGSFDSLWPIFLSTIFMNKGGKFSKDIPMGENVFFYVVRGKVKVMGEEIPFRNLIEFNNDGDSIAVEATEDAVIILGHAKPFNEPLVAQGPFVMNTQAEIRQAYQDYQFGKFGSWQD